In Helianthus annuus cultivar XRQ/B chromosome 9, HanXRQr2.0-SUNRISE, whole genome shotgun sequence, the following are encoded in one genomic region:
- the LOC110888761 gene encoding ATP-dependent DNA helicase PIF1-like, which translates to MESVRTNKGGVFFVYGYGGTGKTFLWKTLSAAIRSKSEIVLNVASSGIASLLLSGGRTAHSRFSIPLNLNEDSLCRMKPGSELACLLKKTQLIIWDEAPMIHKHAFEALDRTLKDILMPDCSNSEALPFGGKVIVFGGDFRQILPVVPNGSRQDIVNASLSSSYIWNKCKLLRLTKNMRLTVGMNHGDIDKTKEFAKWLLDIGEGKLGGRNDGEALIDIPQELLITESTNPIGNLINFVYPSILESFNDPNYFQERAILAPKNDVVHEINDTLLAMFPGDHKEYLSSDSICQSENVTDHIRHNVYPPDVLNGLKVSGMPNHKLVLKVGVPIMLLRNLDQKNGLCNGTRLQVVKLGDRIIEAKVISGNNIGTRTFIPRINLSPSDKRIPFKLQRRQFPIAVCFAMTINKSQGQSLSKVGLFLKQPVFTHGQLYVAVSRVKSMDGLRMLILDVEGNVTNKTTNVVYKEIFSNL; encoded by the coding sequence ATGGAATCTGTTAGAACAAACAAAGGTGGTGTCTTTTTTGTTTACGGATATGGTGGCACCGGTAAGACCTTTCTTTGGAAGACATTGTCGGCAGCAATTCGAAGTAAGTCTGAAATTGTTTTAAATGTTGCTTCAAGCGGTATAGCTTCTTTGCTACTTTCTGGAGGTCGAACAGCCCATTCTCGATTTTCCATCCCTCTGAATCTAAATGAGGATTCTCTTTGCCGCATGAAGCCTGGATCTGAACTTGCGTGTCTTTTAAAAAAAACACAACTTATTATATGGGATGAGGCTCCTATGATTCATAAACATGCCTTTGAAGCATTGGATAGAACCTTAAAAGATATATTGATGCCTGATTGTTCAAATAGCGAAGCTTTACCATTTGGAGGAAAGGTAATTGTATTTGGTGGTGACTTTAGACAGATTCTTCCTGTTGTTCCTAATGGCTCTAGACAGGATATCGTGAATGCTTCCCTGAGTTCGTCATATATATGGAATAAATGCAAGTTACTAAGGCTAACAAAAAACATGAGGCTTACTGTTGGCATGAATCATGGTGATATTGACAAGACAAAAGAGTTTGCTAAATGGCTTTTGGATATTGGCGAGGGAAAACTTGGTGGTCGCAACGACGGAGAAGCTCTTATTGATATACCTCAAGAACTGTTGATTACTGAGTCCACTAACCCTATTGGTAATCTGATCAACTTTGTGTATCCGTCGATACTTGAATCGTTCAATGATCCAAATTATTTTCAGGAAAGAGCCATACTTGCTCCTAAGAACGACGTTGTTCACGAGATAAATGATACCTTATTAGCAATGTTTCCTGGTGATCATAAAGAGTATCTAAGTTCAGATTCCATCTGCCAATCTGAGAATGTAACTGACCATATTCGACACAATGTTTACCCCCCCGATGTTCTAAATGGTCTTAAGGTTTCAGGAATGCCGAatcataaattggttttaaaagTTGGTGTTCCTATCATGCTGTTACGTAACCTTGATCAGAAAAACGGTCTGTGCAATGGTACAAGATTACAAGTCGTAAAACTTGGTGATCGGATTATTGAAGCCAAAGTGATTTCTGGTAATAATATTGGTACTAGAACTTTTATACCAAGGATCAATCTTTCCCCCTCTGACAAACGAATACCTTTCAAGCTTCAAAGAAGGCAATTCCCGATAGCTGTGTGTTTTGCAATGACGATAAATAAAAGTCAGGGACAGTCGTTATCTAAGGTTGGTTTGTTTCTAAAGCAGCCTGTTTTCACTCACGGACAACTATATGTTGCAGTTTCAAGAGTCAAAAGCATGGATGGTTTAAGGATGTTAATATTAGATGTTGAGGGAAACGTTACTAATAAGACTACAAATGTTGTATACAAAGAGATATtctcaaatttatag